One window from the genome of Natronomonas pharaonis DSM 2160 encodes:
- the sdhC gene encoding succinate dehydrogenase, cytochrome b556 subunit has product MSQSYDRGLVEDFGRWQEFSAGMWAWIFHKFTGWVLIGYLFTHVAVLSTATVDAATYTQTLQGLESLLVVRFLEVGLLAVAVFHILNGIRLLFVDLGVGLEAQDKAFYAALIVTAAITVASIPTFLMGAF; this is encoded by the coding sequence ATGAGTCAATCGTACGACCGAGGTCTGGTCGAAGACTTCGGGCGGTGGCAGGAGTTCTCCGCCGGCATGTGGGCCTGGATATTCCACAAGTTCACCGGCTGGGTGCTCATCGGCTACCTGTTTACGCACGTTGCCGTACTGAGCACCGCGACGGTGGACGCGGCGACGTACACCCAGACTCTCCAAGGGCTTGAGAGTCTGCTCGTCGTCCGTTTCCTCGAAGTCGGCCTGCTGGCGGTCGCCGTCTTCCACATCCTGAACGGTATCCGCCTGCTATTCGTCGACCTCGGTGTCGGCCTTGAAGCACAGGACAAGGCGTTCTACGCCGCCTTGATAGTAACTGCGGCCATCACGGTCGCCAGCATCCCGACCTTCCTGATGGGGGCGTTCTAA
- a CDS encoding succinate dehydrogenase hydrophobic membrane anchor subunit: MAEHYSSFEPKGTRWLLQRITAVFLVAVLAYHFMLLHFVNHAAEITFAGTQARMSEVGYFITMVLFLIAGAFHGVNGVYNALVNQGLKGTQKTVVKWLLIVAGALLIVQGIRVAIAMTGLF; this comes from the coding sequence ATGGCTGAACACTACTCCTCGTTCGAACCGAAAGGCACCCGATGGCTGCTGCAGCGAATCACGGCGGTGTTCCTCGTCGCCGTGCTGGCGTATCACTTTATGCTGCTGCACTTCGTGAACCACGCGGCCGAAATCACCTTCGCCGGGACGCAGGCCCGGATGAGCGAGGTCGGCTACTTCATCACGATGGTACTGTTCCTCATCGCCGGTGCGTTCCACGGCGTCAACGGCGTCTACAACGCTCTGGTAAACCAGGGCCTCAAGGGAACTCAGAAAACCGTCGTCAAGTGGCTGCTCATCGTTGCGGGCGCGCTGCTCATCGTGCAGGGCATTCGCGTTGCAATCGCTATGACGGGGCTGTTCTAA
- a CDS encoding succinylglutamate desuccinylase/aspartoacylase family protein translates to MTETFTYDGGAVVPGETANIRYTVSETYLGDPARIPVTIINGERPGPTLFLSAAIHGDELNGIEIVREVAHEWNHDDLAGTLVCLPVLNVPGFIAQERYLPVYDRDLNRSFPGNDSGTSAKRIADRIFSNFIAPCDFGLDFHTSTRGRTNMLHVRADVDDADAARLAYAFGSNVVISSDGPSGTLRREATDAATPTVTVELGEAHRFQRKLIDAALEGVLSVMAELGMRDSAPVKWPGWRTVIDGSDEKTWLRADAGGLVEMYHDRGDIVEAGDRICTITTPFKTESTVVEAPFTGLLVGVLENPLVYPGNPLCHLVALDDPTTRAARASRSETRR, encoded by the coding sequence ATGACCGAGACATTCACCTACGATGGCGGGGCCGTCGTCCCCGGGGAGACGGCGAATATCAGGTACACGGTCAGCGAAACGTATCTCGGCGACCCGGCCCGGATACCGGTCACGATTATCAACGGCGAGCGACCGGGGCCGACGCTGTTTCTCTCGGCTGCCATCCACGGCGACGAACTGAACGGCATCGAAATCGTCCGTGAAGTCGCTCACGAATGGAACCACGACGACCTCGCCGGGACGCTGGTCTGTCTGCCGGTGCTCAACGTCCCCGGCTTCATCGCCCAAGAGCGCTATCTACCGGTGTACGACCGCGACCTCAACCGCTCGTTTCCCGGCAACGATTCCGGAACGAGTGCCAAGCGCATCGCCGACCGTATTTTCAGCAATTTCATTGCGCCGTGTGATTTCGGCCTCGATTTCCATACCTCGACCCGCGGTCGGACGAATATGCTCCATGTCCGTGCCGACGTAGACGATGCCGACGCCGCACGGCTGGCGTATGCGTTCGGCTCTAATGTCGTCATCTCCAGTGATGGCCCGAGTGGAACGCTTCGCCGGGAAGCGACCGATGCGGCGACGCCGACAGTTACCGTCGAACTCGGTGAAGCCCATCGATTCCAGCGGAAACTCATCGATGCGGCGCTTGAGGGTGTACTCTCGGTGATGGCCGAACTCGGCATGCGTGACTCCGCACCGGTAAAGTGGCCGGGGTGGCGGACGGTCATCGACGGGTCCGACGAAAAAACGTGGCTTCGCGCGGATGCGGGCGGCCTCGTAGAAATGTACCACGACCGCGGCGACATCGTCGAAGCGGGCGACCGGATCTGTACGATTACGACGCCGTTCAAAACCGAATCGACGGTCGTCGAGGCTCCCTTTACCGGGCTGTTGGTCGGTGTTCTGGAGAATCCGCTCGTTTATCCCGGCAATCCGCTGTGTCATCTTGTCGCGCTTGACGACCCGACGACGCGCGCGGCGCGTGCCTCCCGGTCGGAAACGCGCCGTTGA